CTCTAAGAGAATTGAACCTTTGTAAGCGCTTCAGTGCAACGATCGTACCAGATACACCTAGTTACATGGGTATGTTAAAGAAAGTAAAGGATTATGTCGCTTGGTGTTCTATAGAACCTTCATTTATCGAGACGATTCTTATGAAAAGAGGAAAGATTGAAGGAGACCGTCCTTTAAGTGATGAATTCGTGAAGAAGATAGGTTATGAGAGTATTGGGGATTTGGCAAAAGCTATAGCAGAAGGTAAAGCTAGATTAAATAAGTTGGATGGTATAAAGCCTTTTTTCTCCCTCGCCCCTCCGAGAGGAGGATTTAAACGTTCAACCAAATATGCTTATACACAGGGTGGCGTATTAGGAAGTAACCCAGAGTTGCCAAATTTGGTGGAGAGGATGTTGTGATGTGGATGTGATCGATCGTGAATCATAATATCGATGATCTTTTCTTTGATGAGGAATACTTATTGGGATAATTATATAAACCCTAACATACGTATAAAGATGGGATAAGTGCATTAAATTTGTAGGAGATAAGGGAGATATTATGCCAACCCGTTTAAGAAAGATTCGTAAACTTAGAGGTTCAAGAACCTGTGGATGGGGACAGGTAGGTCAACATAGGAAAAAGGGCATGAGAGGGGGTACGGGCAAGGCTGGGCTTCATAAACATAAATGGAGTTGGGTGGTGAAGTATGCACCAGACCATTTCGGTAAAGATTCTTTAAAGCCATCTAAAGATTCACATCCGAAGAGATGGCTGAATGTAAATCAATTAGATCATCTGTACCAAACTATCTATAGTGAACGAAGTAAGAAAGAAGGGGAAAGGCCGATTATAGACCTTACAGAACTCGGTTACGATAAACTTCTTGGAGGGGGGCAAGTGAAAGGGGCGTATGTAATCAAGGTAAGATCATTTACAGAAGAGGCGAGGGCTAAAGTGGAGGCGGCTGGGGGAGAGATCATTCAAGTGAAATAATTATGAGTTTTAGAAGCTTTGTTCAGTATGCAGCCACGATCCTGCCTGAAGTACCCAAACCTATCAAAAAGCTCTCCTTTAATGAAAAATTATTCTGGACTGGTATCGCCCTTGCTATTTATCTTATCATGGCCCAGACCCCTTTGTATGGAGTTCCTACAGGTGGAGCCGATCCATTAGCATATACGCGCATCATCTTCGCTTCAGCCCAGGGTACTCTGATGGAGCTCGGTATAGGGCCCATAGTAACTGCAGGTCTGATCCTTCAATTACTCAAAGGTGCCGATATCATAAAAATCGACTTTAAGAAGCCCGAGGATAGGGCCCTATTCACCTCAGCCACAAAACTCCTTACGATCATCATAGCTTTGGTCGAATCTTCAGCATATATTATAGGTGGTTTATTCGGCGTAGCCATCAGCCCGACCGTTGGGTTCATCATAACGATGCAACTTATAGCAGGGACGATCATGGTGATGTTGTTAGATGAAATGGTGCAAAAAGGTTGGGGTATTGGTAGTGGTATAAGCCTATTTATACTCGCTGGTGTGACGCAGAGAATTATGTGGGATATCTTTAGCCCATTGCCAGCGGGTGGTGAACCGTACGGTTTAGTCCCATTTTTAATAAATGCCACGATTCACAATCAGTTACATACAACGATCTTTAGAACGGGCCAATTACCCAGCCTCTCTACATTCGCTTTAACTCTATTGGTCATATTTATCATCATCTACATAGAAGGTATGAGAATCGAAATCCCCATAACATCTATCAGATTTAGGGGGTTCTCTGGCATCTATCCGATCAAGCTTCTCTATACATCGAACGTTCCTATAATCCTAGTATCTGCATTACTTACCAATATTATATTCTTCTCACAGCAGATCTGGGCCCGTTTTAATCCATTGAATAGCAATCCCCTTCTCAATCTACTCGTTATGTACGATAGAGCGAATGTAGAGGCTGGGCCGATCGGTGGTTTGGTATACTTCATAACCCCTGTTCACGGACTTGATCGAGCGGCGGCGGAGCCTCTACGTGCATTGACCTACACACTCTTCATCGTATTCTTCTCTGTACTATTCGCCAAACTCTGGGTAGATATCAGTGGTCTATCACCGAAGGCTGCTGCAAAGAGCCTAGTAGATGCAAAGGTGCAGGTACCGGGATTTAGAAGAGTTGAAGCATCTGTAGAGGCGATGCTCTCTCGATACATACCCACTATTACGATCATCTCAGGCACCATCATAGGTCTGATCGCAGCTACATCAGAAATACTGGGCGTATTCGGCACAGGGATAGGGATACTTCTAATGATCGGTATAATTATACAATACTATCAATTGTTATTGAGGGAGCATCTAGAAAGGATGATGCCGAGATTAGGATCTTTACTTGGGATGAAATGAATCTATGGCCCCTCTTATCAATATCACACATACTTTACTCATCACAGGTGTGGCGATAGGTCTAGTTTTAATCTCAAATATCATAACTAGGTTATTTGTTGATATTGAGCGTGAGAGAAGGGTTAGAAGAGAAGTCATGGCATACCAGAAGGCTTTAAAACAAGCGATTATGAGTGGGGATGAATCAAAGTTAGCTAAATTGAAGAAGAAGGAGAAGCAAATGAGAGATTTGCAGATAAAAGTATCCTTTGGAAGGATGAAGGTGATGCTGATCTTTTGGATACCATTTATCGCTATATATTATCTCCTCATCAATTACGTGGGAGGTTTTGATGTGCCCGTAGCAATTTCACCAATAGAGATACCATTCATAACAGCGAAGGTAGTTGTAGGTAACGTAACGATTTATACACTCAACCTATTTTGGTGGTACCTCATTTCATCCATGGCCTTCAGCACCGCTATAAGCAAATTAACAGGTACAAGTATATCTTAAATTGGAGCAAGTATTTACAAATGTGGGTATAAATGATTACGATAATAATATCTGGAATGTCCTGTGTTGGTAAGACTACGGTAGCGAAAGCTCTCGCTAAGAGATTTGACTTAAGGTATCTTTCTGGTGGCGATATGTTGAAGGAGATCGCAATAGAGATGGGTTATCGATCTTCGGGTGATGATTGGTGGGATACTCCAGAGGGTATGAAATTTCTCAATGAAAGGAAGAAAGACCCGAGTTTTGATAAAAAGGTTGATGAAAGGTTG
The Nitrososphaerales archaeon DNA segment above includes these coding regions:
- a CDS encoding 50S ribosomal protein L15; translation: MPTRLRKIRKLRGSRTCGWGQVGQHRKKGMRGGTGKAGLHKHKWSWVVKYAPDHFGKDSLKPSKDSHPKRWLNVNQLDHLYQTIYSERSKKEGERPIIDLTELGYDKLLGGGQVKGAYVIKVRSFTEEARAKVEAAGGEIIQVK
- a CDS encoding 50S ribosomal protein L30 — protein: MSKAILVVRIKGTINIPHPIERTLRELNLCKRFSATIVPDTPSYMGMLKKVKDYVAWCSIEPSFIETILMKRGKIEGDRPLSDEFVKKIGYESIGDLAKAIAEGKARLNKLDGIKPFFSLAPPRGGFKRSTKYAYTQGGVLGSNPELPNLVERML
- a CDS encoding EMC3/TMCO1 family protein, which gives rise to MAPLINITHTLLITGVAIGLVLISNIITRLFVDIERERRVRREVMAYQKALKQAIMSGDESKLAKLKKKEKQMRDLQIKVSFGRMKVMLIFWIPFIAIYYLLINYVGGFDVPVAISPIEIPFITAKVVVGNVTIYTLNLFWWYLISSMAFSTAISKLTGTSIS
- the secY gene encoding preprotein translocase subunit SecY, translated to MSFRSFVQYAATILPEVPKPIKKLSFNEKLFWTGIALAIYLIMAQTPLYGVPTGGADPLAYTRIIFASAQGTLMELGIGPIVTAGLILQLLKGADIIKIDFKKPEDRALFTSATKLLTIIIALVESSAYIIGGLFGVAISPTVGFIITMQLIAGTIMVMLLDEMVQKGWGIGSGISLFILAGVTQRIMWDIFSPLPAGGEPYGLVPFLINATIHNQLHTTIFRTGQLPSLSTFALTLLVIFIIIYIEGMRIEIPITSIRFRGFSGIYPIKLLYTSNVPIILVSALLTNIIFFSQQIWARFNPLNSNPLLNLLVMYDRANVEAGPIGGLVYFITPVHGLDRAAAEPLRALTYTLFIVFFSVLFAKLWVDISGLSPKAAAKSLVDAKVQVPGFRRVEASVEAMLSRYIPTITIISGTIIGLIAATSEILGVFGTGIGILLMIGIIIQYYQLLLREHLERMMPRLGSLLGMK